The Bacillus sp. Y1 genome includes the window TCATTAAATTTAAACAATTTCTTCACCCCTTGAAAAGCGTCTAAAACACATAAATTGCTGCAGATATAATTGTTTTTATCTTTACGTACAATATTCTTTATTCAATTGTTATCAATAGTTATGTATTGCATTGTATCACATTTACTAGGTGGACAGGAAATGATAACTCTTGAAAAGGAAAACATTTTCATATCTGCAAAAGTAAATAAATATGTACTAGTTAATCTTAACCATAAATTCTAAAGTTAAATCGGAAGTTTTTACTAAATCTTTAAAAACTTCTTTTTCTGTATTAGTTATGTATATGTCATTCTAATTGATTTTATAAGTATGTAAATTGTATAAAACAAGGCACGATTCAATCGCGCCTTGTTCATTTTTTATGATATATTTTAAACCGTTTTGCTGTTTTCAACTAAGAATTCAACAGCTTTTCTTACTTTAAGGTCACCCTTAATTCCATCTACATTTCCTAAAGCAGCTTTAATGTTATCAACAGTCATATTATACATTTCAGCCATTTTATTTAATTCTGCATCAACATCTTCTTCAGAAACTTCAAGATTTTCTGCAGCCGCGATTTTCTCAAGAGTTAGGCTAACACGTACACGCTTTTCGCCTTCTTCTTTCATTTGCTCACGTAGAGCATTTTCATCTTGGCCTGAGAACTGGAAGTATAATTCAAGGTTCATACCTTGCATTTGTAAACGTTGTTCGAATTCTTGCATCATGCGATCTACTTCCGTATCGATCATTACAGCTGGAAGGTCAATCTCAGCATTTGCAGCTGCCTTGTCAACAACCGTATCACGTACGTGATGCTCTGCTTCATGCTTTTTAGAATCTACTAAACGATTCTTAATCTTTTCTTTTAACGCATCAAGTGTTTCAACTTCTTCATCCACATCTTTTGCGAACTCGTCATCAAGCTCAGGAAGTTCTTTTCCTTTTACTTCATGAATTTTCACTTTGAATACTGCAGGCTTACCAGCTAGTTCAGTAGCATGGTATTCTTCTGGGAAAGAAACTTCTACATCTTTTTCTTCTCCAGCAGCTAGACCAACTAATTGTTCTTCGAAACCAGGAATAAATTGACCTGAACCTAACTCAAGTGAGTAGTTCTCAGCTTTTCCACCTTCAAAAGCTTCACCATCAACGAAACCTTCAAAGTCCATTACTACTGTATCTCCATTTTCAGCTTTGCCTTCTTCTTTTACTACAAGCTCAGCTTGACGCTCTTGAAGAGTTTTTAACTCGTTAGCAACGTCCTCGTCAGTAACTTCTGTTTCAACTTTTTCTACTTCAAGTCCTTTGTACTCACCAAGCTTTACTTCAGGCTTAACTGTAACAGTTGCCTTAAAGATAAAACTTTTGCCTTTTTCAATTTGCTCTACATCGATTTCAGGACGATCAACTGGATCAATACCAGATTCTTCAATTGCGTTTGCATAAGCTTCTGGAAGAAGAATATCAATTGCATCTTGATATAAAGACTCAACTCCAAAACGCTTTTCAAACATTGCACGAGGCATTTTTCCTTTACGGAAACCAGGTACATTTACCTTTGTTACTACTTTTTTGAATGCAGCGTCTAATCCTTCATTAACTTTTGCTGCATCTACTTCAACTGTAAGAACCCCTTGGTTCCCTTCTAGTTTTTCAAACTTCACAGACATACGAACTTTCCCTCCAAAATCTATTTACATTTTCATTCGTTACTAATTTAGATGAATATGTAAGCTTGTTTTTAATATACAGTTATTACAACCACTACATTATAACATAGGTTGCATTCGTTTCAACATCCTAGACTAAATAATAGGATAAGAAAATTCTTCAATTTCTTGTATATAACGTAATAATGTTTCAATCTCTTGTTCAGATGATTGATAAACAACACTCATTTCCTCAATCGAATAGTCCTGTGCGAAAAACATCAAAACTAATATATGATAAGCGGCAGCAAGTGTTCTCATATCACTCGTAGGGTAATGAAATGGATACAATATAAAGAGATGACGATCTATTAAACTAATGGCTTGTTCTAGTAATGTGGGATTCTCTTGTTCAAGTTGTTCTGCTAAAATCTTTGAGGCATCTTTTTTTTGTTGATGATCCCTCAAATCGTAAAGCTCCTTAGGGGTTACCTCCATTGAAGAACTTAGCTTAGTCACCGTTACTTGCTCATGATATTGATGTTCTTTAAGTACATGTAAGAGCATCGTTTTAATAAAAGGTTGGCCTTCACTAGACTGCAGGTAGCTACGTATTTCCTCTAAGACAGGTTGAATATTTTGATGAGCAAGGTTAGCCACTTGTAACAATAGCTCCTTCTCGTCCTTTGGATCGAATAAATTTAACGATTGGGGAGCGACTTGCCTGATTTCCTTTTCATATTCAGGTTCTATCGGCTGTTCTTCCTCTACTGCATCAATCATTCTTCTACTAAAATCCAGCAGTCTTTTAAAGTGCTCGTATTTCTCAACTGGAACTTCATGCTCCTCTAACAGCACCTCTATGGTATGTACGACACGGTTGTATTCTTGTAGCTGAACAAGAACCATAATAAGCATATCAACCGTTTGAAAATACTCTCCAATTCCTACCCTTAGCATTTCTTCTGTATATTCTTTTGCTTTTTCATAAGCACCGGATTCGTAATAAGCTAGAACTAAGGCAAACCAAATATCACTGTTTTCCGGATCATGTTCTTTTGCTTCTTCAAAATAAGGTAATGCTTCTCTAAATTGCTTTTTTTGAATAAAGTCTAACCCTTTTTCGAAAAGCCTCTTTTCTAAATTGGGAAAAAACACTACGTTTCCGTCCTTACGAGCCCGTTCCCTTTTTTTCATCTACCATACCCCTTATTCTTAACCTGAGGTAAGTTTAGCAGAATCTTTTATAAAAACAAAATAATAAATGGCCACAGCTAGTGCTGTGGCCATTTATTTACTTTGTTAACAATGCTCGGTTGTTTTCATAGGTATTAATTTGCTCGTCTAATTGAAGGGTAATTTCAATCTCATCCCAGCCATTGATCAACATCTTTTTCCAATAAGATGAAATCTCGAAAGACTCTGATAGACCTTCAGCATCACTTATTGTTTGGTTTTCTAAATCAATTTTTAATTTATAGCTTGGGTTTTTTCCTTTTTCTAATAACACCCTCACTTTTTCTTCCTCTAATGCAATTGGAAGCATACCGTTTTTCAAGCAGTTTTGGTGGAAGATATCGGCAAATGATGGTGCGATAACTACCTTAAAGCCATAATCTAGTAGGGCCCATGGAGCATGCTCCCTTGATGACCCACATCCAAAGTTCTCATTCGCAATTAGAATGGAAGCATTTTTCTTTGAAGGGTGATTTAATTCAAACTCAGGATTATCGGAGCCATCACTGTTATATCTCCAGTCGAAAAATAAATATTTTCCAAATCCTGTTTTCTCAATTCTTTTTAAAAATTGCTTTGGGATAATTTGATCCGTATCTACATGTGCACGATCTAGTGCAACTGCTTCGCCTTCAAAAATAGTAAACATTATTTTTCCTCCCTCCTTATCGTACTTCTGCAGGAGTTAATTTTCTGATATCAACAAAATGACCGTAAAGTGCTGCTGCTGCAGCCATTGCTGGACTAACTAGGTGAGTTCGAGCTCCTGCCCCTTGTCTACCTTCAAAGTTACGATTAGAAGTAGATGCACAGTGCTCTCCAGGAGGAACGACGTCATCGTTCATGCTCAAGCACATACTACAACCTGATTCTCTCCACTCAAACCCAGCCTCAATAAAGATTTGATGTAAACCTTCCTCTTCAGCTCGTTGCTTGACCCCTTGAGATCCAGGAACCAATAATGCACGTACACTAGGATGTACCTTCTGTCCCTTTACTACTTCTGCTGCTTTACGGATATCTTCAATTCTTGAGTTTGTACAAGACCCAATAAAGACATGCTGAATTTTAATATCTTCAATTTTTTGCCCTTGTTTTAGGCCCATATACTGTAATGCTCTTTCAAGTGAGCTCTTCTCAATTTCTGTCTCGTAATCTGCAACTGTTGGAATAGAGTCTTCTATTTTAGCTGTCATTGCTGGATTGGTCCCCCAGCTAACCATTGGTGAAATATCAAAACCATCTATTACAATTTCTCGATCATACTTTGCATCCTTATCAGATGTAAAAGCACTCCAATGTTCTACGTATCTATCAAACTCTTCTTTTGACGGAGCAAATTTTCTACCTTTTAGATAAGAGAATGTCGTTTCATCCGGAGCTACTAACCCTGCTCTAGCACCACCTTCAATTGACATATTACAAATGGTCATTCTTTCTTCCATTGAGAGGCTTTCAATTACTTCTCCACAATACTCAATAACGTATCCTGTTCCAAACTGAACTCCATATTTTGAAAGGACATAAAGAATAACATCCTTAGCTGTAACTCCGCTTGAAAGTTTTCCGTTAATTTCTAGCCTTAAAGTTTTCGGCTTTGATTGCCAAAGAGTTTGTGTGGCAAGAACATGCTCCACTTCGCTTGTACCAATTCCGAATGCTAATGCACCAAACGCACCATGTGTGGAAGTATGACTATCTCCACAAACAATTGTCATCCCAGGCTGAGTTAACCCTAGCTCTGGACCGATAACATGGACGATCCCTTGGTCAGGGCTATCTAAATCAGCTAAAGGAACACCAAACTCATGACAATTTTTTTCAAGTGTCGTCATTTGATTCTTTGCCACCACATCGTTAATTTGCTTTCTATTTACAGTTGGCACATTGTGATCCATCGTAGCAAAAGTTCGATCTGGACGACGAACCTTTCTATTTTTCATTCTTAGTCCTGAAAATGCTTGCGGAGAAGTAACTTCATGAACTAAATGTAAATCAATGTAGAGTAAGTCTGGTTTCCCTTCTTCTTTTTGTACAACATGGTAATCCCAAATCTTTTCAATTATTGATTTCCCCATCGTTTTACCTCCTTTTTAAAAGAGACACGGCGCGCTAGGCCGTGTCGTTTAGATATTAATTGTTAGCCAGAATTTATGCGTATGCACCCATAATACTTGAAATTGTTTCATGTCCTAAAATACATGCCTTTACTTCAGCTACCATTTCTGACGTAGACACCGCTCTTTTTCCTTCTGATAAAATATCTTTTGTACGCAATCCAGCATTTAATACTTCATCAACCGCTTTTTCAACAGCAGCTGCTTCTTCTTCTAGACCAAACGATACTCTAAGCATCATTGCGGCTGAAAGAATAGCCGCTAAAGGATTAGCAATATTTTTCCCTTCAATATCAGGAGCAGACCCATGAATTGGTTCATATAAGTACGGACCATTTTCAGATAAACTAGCTGATGGAAGCATCCCTAAAGATCCCGTTAATACAGAAGCTTCATCGCTTAAAATGTCCCCAAATAAATTCTCAGTAACAACAACATCAAAACTCTTTGGATTTTTAATTAATTGCATCGCTGCATTATCTACAAGCATATGCTCAAGTTTTACCGATGGATAGCGTTTTGCCACTTCCTCAGCTACTTCTCTCCACATTCTGCTTGATTCTAATACATTCGCTTTATCAACAGATGTAACCTTCTTCCCTCGTTTGTCTGCTAGTTGGAAGGCTAATTCAATAACCCTAACCATTTCTTCACGTTTATAAAAAAGAGTATCAACCACTGCCTCTTTCTCATCCACTGTTCGACGCTCACTCGGCTTACCAAAATATAATCCACCTGTTAATTCACGAACCATTAACATATCCACATCTTGAATAATCTCTTTGCGAAGGGGTGATGAATCAGCTAGACTCGCATAAAAAGTAGTTGGGCGCAAGTTTGCATAAAGGTCAAGGTCTTTACGAATCTTAAGTAATCCTCTCTCTGGACGGAGATGTACAGGTAAAGTATCGTACTTTGGCCCCCGACCGCACCTAAAAGTACAGCATCACTTTGCTTACACAGTTCAACTGTCTCATCTGGAAGTGGACTCCCTGTTACTTCATAAGCTACTCCACCAATATGTCCATACGTAAATTCAAATTGATGATCAAATCTATCACCAATAGCCTGCAGTACATCCACCGCACCTTTAGTTACTTCTTTGCCAATTCCGTCTCCGGGTAGCACTGCAATCTGCTTCTTCATCTTGTTTCCCCTCCATTAAAATGTACATTTATTAAACGGTCACTGCAGCCATGTATATCACACGATTCACCGCATTTAAGTATGCCTTGGCTGATGCTTCAAGAACATCTTGAGCCAATCCTCGACCGCTTGTTTCTTCTCCATTAAACTTGAGCTTTACAAACACTTGGGCCAAAGCATCTCTACCCGCTCCAACAGACTGGATTCGGTAGTCTAGTAAATGAACACTGCCATTCACGCATTTTTCCAACGTATTATATAACGCTTCAATGCTGCCACTTCCCGTGCAAGCCTCTTGAATGATCTCATTTTGATTGCCTGACAGCGTAACAGTAGCTGTAGGTATTTGATTCGTTCCATATTGTACTTGGATCGCCAGTAGTTCGTAAAAACGCTCATCCTTAGATAATTTTTGCTCGAGTACAATCGCTGCAAGGTCTTCGTCTGTCATCTCTTTCTTTCTATCAGCTAATTCTTTAAAGACAGTAAATAATTGAGTGACATCCTCATCTGCAACTGTTAACCCAAGTTCATCTAATCGATTTCTAAAAGCGTGTCTTCCTGAGTGCTTTCCAAGAACTAATGTGTTAGATTGGAAACCAACAAGTTCTGGAGAAATAATCTCATACGTTGACTTTTCCTTTAGAACGCCATCCTGATGAATTCCAGATTCATGAGCATAGGCATTTCTACCAACAACTGCTTTATTAGCAGGTACAACCATACCGGTTAGCTTGCTGATTAAACTACTTGTACGGCTAATTTCTTTCAATTGTAGTCTTGTGTCAGCATCATAATAATCCTTGCGTATATGAAGAGCTACTGCTAATTCTTCTAGTGCTGCATTCCCAGCTCTTTCACCTATTCCATTGATCGTTCCCTCGACTTGTGTCGCCCCGTTTTCAACTGCAGCTAATGAATTAGCAATGGCCATTCCTAAATCATCATGACAGTGAGCCGATAACGAGACTTTATGAATAGAAGGAACATTGTTGTGCAAATATTGAAAAATTTCACCATACTCTTTAGGAGTGATGTAACCAACCGTATCAGGAATGTTAATGACATTCGCACCTGCTTGGATCACTTCTTCAATAATTCGAGCTAAGAAAGGTAACTCAGTACGACAAGCATCCTCCGCTGACCACTGAATAATAGGAAACTTCTGTGCAGCGTATTTCACCATCTGGACAGCTCTCTCAACAACTTCATCTTGACTTAACTTCAGTTTATATTGTCTGTGAATAGGAGATGTTGCAATGAAGACGTGTAATCTTGGTTCTACACCGTTCTTCAATGCCTCCCAAGCTGCATCAATATCTGAAGTAACTGCTCTTGCTAACCCCGTCACAGAACAGTCTTTAATCGTATTTGCAATTTGTTGTACTGAAGTAAAATCACCTTTAGAAGCAGCTGGAAAACCTGCTTCGATAATATCGACTTGAAGTTTTTCCAGCTGTCTTGCAATTTCGAGCTTTTCTGTTTGGTTTAAATTTACTCCCGCAGATTGCTCCCCATCCCTTAATGTTGTATCAAATATTTTAATTCGTCGCACTAACGACCACTTCTTTCTTTTTGTCCTTATTGACAAAAGGCATCATAGCACGTAACTCGCGACCAACTTGTTCGATTAAATGGCTATTTTCTTTTTGAACGATTGCGTTGAATTCTGGACGATTTGCTTGGTTTTCTAGGATCCAACCTTTAGCAAATCTACCTTCTTGAATGTCTTTTAGAACTTCCTTCATTGATTCTTTTACGCGAGCGTCAACTACTCTTGGTCCACTTACGAAGTCACCCCATTGAGCTGTATCAGAGATGGAATAACGCATGTTCTCCATTCCACCTTCATACATTAAATCAACGATTAGCTTCAATTCGTGTAAGCACTCAAAGTATGCTAGTTCAGGTTGGTAACCTGCTTCAACTAATGTTTCAAATCCAGCCTTAACTAATGAAGTTAAACCTCCACAAAGAACCGCTTGTTCTCCGAATAGATCTGTTTCAGTTTCTTCTTTGAATGTTGTTTCTAAAGCTCCAGCTCTTAGTGATCCAATCGCCCATGCATATGCTAAAGCAAGCTCTTTCGCTTTACCTGTTACATCTTGATAGATAGCAAATAATGCAGGAACTCCAGCTTCTTGCTCGTATGTTCTTCTTACTAGGTGTCCTGGACCTTTAGGAGCTACTAATAGTACATCGTTTGTAGCTGGTGGTACGATTTGGCTAAAGTGAACATTGAAACCGTGAGCAAACATTAACGCTTGGTTTGATAGGTTAGGTTCGATTTCTTCTTTATATACTTTTGGTTGCATTTCATCTGGTAATAGAATCATAACTACATCTGCTTGTGCTGTTGCTTCGCCTACTGGATATACATTGAAACCATCTTTTTCAGCCTTTTCCCATGATTTTCCTTGTCTTAATCCAATAACAACATCAACACCGCTCTCTCTCATGTTTTGTGCATGAGCATGACCTTGTGAACCGTATCCGATAACTGCTACCTTTTTCCCGTTTAGATATGATTGATTTGCGTCTCCGTTATAGTACATTTTTGCCATTTTATTTCTTCCTCTCATTAGTAAGTTTTTTTTAGTTAGACGATTGAATATGGTTTTATCGCTTGAGAAGGTTTTTGTGTCCCTCTTAGGAAAGCGGTTGTCCCTGTTCTTGCCAATTCTTTAATCCCGTATGGCTTAATTAATTCAATAAACGCTTCGACTTTATCTGATTCACCAGTAAGCTGAATAACCAAGCTATCCTTGCTTACGTCAATGACTGATGCTCGAAACGGCTGTATTAAGGAATAAATCTCATTTCTCGTCGAAGAGTTAGATACCACTTTAATTAATGCTAGCTCTCTTGCGACAATGGATTGCTCTGTGATATCCATAACCTTGATTACGTCGATTTGCTTATTTAACTGTTTCGTTATTTGTTCAAGCACACCATCATTATCAACATGAACAACACAAGTGATGCGAGATATTCCTTCCTGCTCAGAATAACCTACAGAAATGCTTTCGATATTATAATTTCTTTTTGAAAAGAGATTCGTAATACGATTTAACACACCTGGGCGATTCATTACAGTTAAAGTTATAATTCTTTTCATGGTTTCACACCTACCATTTCATGATGTCCTTTACCAGGAGCTATCATTGGATAGACATTTTCGTCTGGATCAATGCGAATATCTAGTAATACTGGCTCATTGTTTGTTAGTACTTCATTAAAAATCGTTTCAGCTTGTGCCACATCTTCAATGACATACCCTTTAATTCCATAGGCATCAGCCAACTTTACGAAATCAGGTTGGCTAGAGAATTTGCTGTGTGAGAAACGAGATTCATAGAAAATCTCTTGCCACTGTCTTACCATTCCCAACGAAGAATTATTAAGAATGATAATCTTAATAGGAAGATTTTGTTCTCTTATAACAGCCAATTCTTGCGTACACATTTGGAATCCACCATCACCTGAGATTGATAACACAATCGAATCTGGTGAGGCCAATTGTGCACCGATACTAGCAGGTAATCCAAAGCCCATTGTTCCAAGTCCACCTGAAGTTACCCAACGGTTTGCCTTTGAAAACTTATAGTATTGAGCAGCCCACATCTGGTGCTGACCAACGTCTGTTACGACAATCGCTTCACCTTTTGTTTTTTCATAAAGCATTTCCATCACTTTTTGTGGCTTTAAGTGACCATCTTCCTTATAAAAATAAGGATACTCTTTCTTCCAAGCATTTAGCGTGTCCAACCATTCTTGGTGAACCGGAGGCTTCCCTTCTTGAGCGATTAGCTGCTTTAATGCTTCTTTTGCATCCGCTACAACCGGGATTTGCGTTTGAACATTTTTCCCAATTTCAGCAGGATCAATATCGATATGTGCAACGGTGGCGTTTGGAGCAAAATGTTGCAGGTTTCCTGTTAAGCGGTCATCAAATCTAGCTCCAATATTGATGAGTAAATCACATTCATACAGTGCCATATTTGCGGTATAGCACCCATGCATACCAGCGAGTCCAGCGAATAAAGGATGTTCAGCAGGAAAGCCACCAAGTCCTAACAGCGTGTGCACGACCGGAAGATTTTGTTGCTCAGCGTATTGCTTCAACTCTTCGTATCCTTCTGCAAAGAGAATTCCTGCTCCAGCTAAAATAACTGGCTTCTTCGCTCTACTGACAGCTTCTGTTAACTTTCTAATCTGAAGATAATTTGGTTGAACAGTTGGTTGATAACCTGGTAGAACAATTTCTTGCTCCTCAGGAACATTTGCTATACCAGCAGCAATATCTTTAGGAATATCAATTAATACTGGTCCTGGGCGACCGCTTGTGGCTACGTAGAATGCTTCTTTCACAATTCTAGGAATATCTTCAATACTACGAACCTGATAATTATATTTAGTTATGGGAGTCGTAATTCCCAGTATATCCGCCTCTTGGAATGCATCTGTACCAATCACTCCTGTTGCCACCTGACCTGTAAAGACAACTAACGGTAAGGAGTCCATCATCGCATCAGCTAACCCAGTAATAATGTTAGTTGCACCTGGTCCTGATGTTGCGATTACAACACCCGGTTTTCCTGTTACTCGAGAATAACCTTCTGCTGCATGAATTCCACCTTGTTCATGGCGAGGGAGTATGTGTAGAATCTTAGAATCATAGAGCTTATCGTAAATTGGGAGAACTGCCCCTCCAGGATATCCAAATATTACCTCTACTTGCTCCTTCTTTAGTGCTTCAAGCATTAATTCTGCACCACTAATCGGTTCGTTTTCAGCCTTCATTTTCGTAAAGGCAGTTTCTTGCAACATTTGTTGACCCTCCCTATTTCAAATCTTGTTAGATAATCTAACAAATTAACATTATAAAAAGCCTCCCCATCCCCTACTTTGCCTACTACACCCTAGGCTAAAGGGATGGAAAGGCTTGAGAAACCTATCCACGGTACCACCCTTGTTCACGCAAATGCGTGCGCTCATGATCACAATTGGATCGTTTTGATAACGAGTGTCTGACACTCGACTGCCTTTACTATAGATTTTCAAGACAGTGCTCAAAGGTGAGTTCACTTCATGTCATTTCCACCGGCTTCCAGCTACCCCGGCTCTCTGTAGGAATGTTTCATGAAACTACTTTTCCTTATCAACGCTTTTTCCTATTTACTTAGCTTACATGTGGCGTTGCTTCCTTGGAGTACACTTTCACACCTTCAGAAACAACACGTTCTCTAAATTTCACTAATAACTCCTTCGTAAGTGCACCTGGAGTACCATCGCCAATTACTCTGCCATCTACCTTAATTACCGCAATGACTTCTGCAGCTGTTCCTGTTAGAAACACTTCATCAGCTGTGTAAACATCATGTCTTGTAAATGGTTCTTCTTTAAGTTCATAGCCTAACTCTTTTACAATATCGATAACGGCGTTTCTTGTAATTCCCTCAAGTGCTCCAATATATCCTGGAGGTGTATAGAAACAACCATCGCGAATAATAAACACATTATCAGCAGATCCTTCAGCAACATACCCTTGGTCATTAAGCATTAGTGCTTCACTAACACCAGCAAGATGTGCTTCAATTCTAACTAACACGTTATTTAAATAATTCAGTGATTTTACTTTTGGACTAAGTACATCAGGTCTGTTTCTTCTTGTTGCAACAGTCACAATTTCTAATCCTGTTTCATACAATTCTTTCGGGAAAATAGAAAGTGGCTCTACTATAACAACTACATTCGCTTTAGCACATTTATTTGGATCTAGTCCGAGGTCACCAACACCTCTAGACACTACCACGCGAATATAAGCATCTTCAATTTTATTTTTCTCAACAGTAGCGACGATAATATCTGTGAATTCATCTTGTGAGTATGGTACATTCAGCATAATTGACTTTGCTGAACGGTACAGTCGGTCCATATGTTCCTTCATTCGGAATACGTTACCGCTGTAGACTCGAATTCCTTCAAAAATACCGTCTCCGTATAAAAATCCATGATCGTATACTGAAATCTTGGCGTTCTCTTTAGTTACATATTCGCCATTTAAAAAAATCCATTGTTCAGACACGAAATACACCTCTTTGCATTTAAGTTAAACCGCTTTAAATGAATAAAATAATTACAAAAAAATTTTTTCGAAAAATAACTCTTTTTACCCTTTGTTTTTCTTTTGAATATTACAAATGATTTGTATATTTGAGGACTATCTTACGCCCATTTTATTTACTCGTCAACCCCATTTTTTCGAATTGTTTGATAATTTAGATTAGTCAATTTAGTTGTATCCGCTTACAATGTTGATATAATAACAATTTCTAATTTTAAAAAAATTTTTAAAAATACTTCATATTTCTTTTCCATCTCTAGTAAAAAATGAAAGAAGCCTACTGAATGATTCAGTAGGCTCTTTATTTCATCTTCTATTACTTTTAGGATCAAATGCGTCTCTTAAACCATCTCCTATAAAGTTAATACATAAAACTGTCGTTAAGATTGCTAGCCCTGGCGGTATCCACGCTTCCGGACTATTTCGTAAAATACGTAAACTTTGGGCCTCTGAAATCATATTTCCCCAAGTTGGCGTAGGCTGAGGGATTCCAAATCCAATAAAGCTAAGACCCGATTCAATAATGATATACGTGGCCATCATTAATGTCGCATTAACCACGATTGGACCAATTGCAT containing:
- the ilvE gene encoding branched-chain-amino-acid transaminase, whose protein sequence is MSEQWIFLNGEYVTKENAKISVYDHGFLYGDGIFEGIRVYSGNVFRMKEHMDRLYRSAKSIMLNVPYSQDEFTDIIVATVEKNKIEDAYIRVVVSRGVGDLGLDPNKCAKANVVVIVEPLSIFPKELYETGLEIVTVATRRNRPDVLSPKVKSLNYLNNVLVRIEAHLAGVSEALMLNDQGYVAEGSADNVFIIRDGCFYTPPGYIGALEGITRNAVIDIVKELGYELKEEPFTRHDVYTADEVFLTGTAAEVIAVIKVDGRVIGDGTPGALTKELLVKFRERVVSEGVKVYSKEATPHVS
- the ilvB gene encoding acetolactate synthase large subunit gives rise to the protein MLQETAFTKMKAENEPISGAELMLEALKKEQVEVIFGYPGGAVLPIYDKLYDSKILHILPRHEQGGIHAAEGYSRVTGKPGVVIATSGPGATNIITGLADAMMDSLPLVVFTGQVATGVIGTDAFQEADILGITTPITKYNYQVRSIEDIPRIVKEAFYVATSGRPGPVLIDIPKDIAAGIANVPEEQEIVLPGYQPTVQPNYLQIRKLTEAVSRAKKPVILAGAGILFAEGYEELKQYAEQQNLPVVHTLLGLGGFPAEHPLFAGLAGMHGCYTANMALYECDLLINIGARFDDRLTGNLQHFAPNATVAHIDIDPAEIGKNVQTQIPVVADAKEALKQLIAQEGKPPVHQEWLDTLNAWKKEYPYFYKEDGHLKPQKVMEMLYEKTKGEAIVVTDVGQHQMWAAQYYKFSKANRWVTSGGLGTMGFGLPASIGAQLASPDSIVLSISGDGGFQMCTQELAVIREQNLPIKIIILNNSSLGMVRQWQEIFYESRFSHSKFSSQPDFVKLADAYGIKGYVIEDVAQAETIFNEVLTNNEPVLLDIRIDPDENVYPMIAPGKGHHEMVGVKP